A window of the Lysobacterales bacterium genome harbors these coding sequences:
- a CDS encoding adenylate kinase yields the protein MRIVLFGPPGSGKGTQAAVLKDHLGVPHISTGDLLRAAVRAGSPLGLQVKAVMDAGQLVSDDLMLDLLADRFGQPDAAAGFILDGYPRNLVQANALDAMLARIGQPLDGALLLEVPHEQIVDRLAGRAAAEGRKDDDPETVRARLRVYAEQTAPVADFYRRRGQLTELDGTGSVDQVQARLRAALAALAPA from the coding sequence ATGCGCATCGTTCTGTTCGGGCCGCCCGGTTCCGGCAAGGGCACCCAGGCTGCGGTCCTGAAAGACCACCTGGGCGTGCCGCACATCTCCACGGGCGACCTGCTGCGCGCCGCGGTGCGCGCGGGCAGCCCGCTGGGTCTGCAGGTCAAGGCGGTGATGGATGCCGGCCAGCTGGTCTCCGACGACCTGATGCTGGACCTGCTGGCGGACCGCTTCGGCCAGCCCGATGCCGCCGCCGGCTTCATCCTGGACGGCTATCCGCGCAACCTGGTGCAGGCCAACGCCCTGGATGCCATGCTGGCGCGCATCGGCCAGCCACTCGACGGTGCCCTGCTGCTGGAGGTTCCGCACGAACAGATCGTCGACCGCCTGGCCGGCCGGGCCGCCGCGGAAGGGCGCAAGGACGACGATCCCGAGACCGTGCGCGCCCGCCTGCGTGTCTACGCCGAGCAGACCGCGCCGGTCGCCGATTTCTACCGCCGCCGCGGCCAGCTCACCGAACTGGACGGCACCGGCTCGGTGGACCAGGTCCAGGCGCGGCTGCGCGCCGCGCTGGCGGCACTGGCGCCGGCCTGA